Part of the Fusobacterium sp. SYSU M8D902 genome, TGTACCAATTACACCTGATTTTATAATAGTAGGTAAACAATGCTTCAACTCTTTTAAATTCATATAAGATTTATCCATTGTTATATTTGTTTTAATTTCTTTTTCATCAATTAAAAGTTCTATTTGATTAAAAACCTCTGAAACAGCAAATAAACCAATCAATACTGGAATTACAGAAAATCCATTTAATAAATCTACAACATCAAAAGTAAATCTAGGATAACTAGTTATATAATCCATTCCAAATGTTGAAATTAATAGTCCAATAACTCCTGCAATAATCCCTTTAAGAAAATTTTCTGCAGAGATACTTGCTATTATAGTTAAACCAAATAAAGCTAATGCAAAATATTCAGGTGCTGAAAATCTTAAAGCAAACTTTGCTAAAAAAGGTGAGATTGTAACAAGAGCTATACAACTTATTAGCCCCCCACAAGCTGAAGCTATTGTCGAAACACTCAAAGCTTTAGCAGGATGCCCTTGTTTTACTAATGGATATCCATCAAAGCATGTAGCTGCTGATGCTGGAGTTCCAGGTGTATTCAATAAAATTGCTGAAATAGACCCACCATAGATAGCTCCTACATAAATTCCAACAAGCATTATTAAACCAGTTACAGCATCCATTCCAAAAGTAAACGGTAATAAAATAGCTACCCCCATTGTAGCTGTTAAGCCAGGTAAAGCTCCAATAATTATTCCACCTGTAACACCCAATATTAAATAAATAAAATTTCCTAATTGTAAAGCAGTCAATAAACCATCTAATAAATGTTGCACTATAATTCACTTTCCTTTCTAAATAAATATTCCTGTTGGTAATGATACTTTAAATATATATGTAAATAAAAGATATAATCCTAATGGAAATAATATCGAATATATTATTTTTAATAAAATTGAATTTTTTTTGAAAAGTGACATAATACTAAAAGAAAATAATACTGTAGATATTAAATATCCTAATTTTCCAATAATAAAAATATATATCGCAAAAATAAATATAGTAGCTAAAGTATATTTTATATTTTTATTTTCTTGAATCGTTTTATCTTTAGAAAAAAATAAAAATATACTTAAAATAATTAATATAAATCCTACAATTTTTGGAAAAAAGTCTGGTCCTAGTCCACTATCACCAATATAACTCATATCAAAATTATTTGCTGAATATATAATTATAGCACTTATTATACATAAAATTACAGAAAAAATTTTCTCTAACAAAATAACCTCCTCAAGTAAAAAAGGGAATTGGAAGAGCAATTCCCTTTTAAAATTTTATAATTTATAAAGTTTATTTTAAATTATCAATAATCTCTTTAATAACCATAGTATCTTCTTCTATGAAATTACCAAATTCTTCAGGGCCTAAATATTTTACTCCAAAATTAGCCTTTTCCATAAAGTCTATGAAATCATCAGATGAAGTTACATTTTTTATTGCTTTATTTAAAGTATCTATTATTTCAGGATTAGTTCCTTTAGGAACAGCTATTCCTCTCCAAGTTCCTGAAACAACATCATATCCTAATTCATTTAGTGTAGGAACCTCTGCTAAGCTTTCTATTCTTTCATTAGCCATTAAACCTAATGCTCTAAATTGTCCTGATTTTATTTGACCAATAGCTTCTCCAGGTCCCATTAAAGCGAAATCAGCATGATTTCCTAATAAAGCTGGAACTACTTCTCCTGCACCATTATATGGAATATGATTGAATTTAACTCCAATTTTATTTTCAATAGCTAAAGCATAAAAATTTGGTTTTGCTGTACTCGCAAATTTTACTTTTTCAGGTCTTTCTTTAGCATCTTTTATTAATTCATCAAAAGATTGATATTTAGAATCTTTTCCTACTAAAACAACAGTTGGATCCATATTAACTAAAGAAACTAAATCAAAATTTTTATAAGTTATTGGTGATAATTTCATCAAAGGTAATGAAACTATTTCTCTTGTTATCATTGTAATAGTATATCCATCTTTTTTTGATGTTGATCCATAAGTCATTCCTACAGCACCAGCTCCACCAGTTCTATTAACAATAATAACTGGTTGTCCCAATTCTTTCTCTAATAAACTTCCTAATTTTCTTGCTACAGCATCTGTTCCACCACCAGCAGCAAAAGGAACAACAAGATTTATATTTTTATTAGGATAACCTTTTGCAAAACTAAAAATACTTAGAATAAACATTAAAATCATACATAAAAACTTTTTCATTTTTCCTCCTTTTTCATACTGTACTATTTTATTACTTGTAGTGCTATAAAATTTACAATATGTATTTAAAATTCCATTAATAATTATACAACAATTTAAATATTAAGCAATTATTAATACAGTTATAAAGTTTCTTATATAGAACTATTTAAGAAACAACAATCAATAACCAAGTATTTATAATATTTTTATAGTTTCTTATATGAAACTTTATTTTTTTTAGATATTTTAATAAAACTAAAAACCCTCTCTAAATAATTATATAGTTATCTAGAGAGGGTTAAAATTTTAATTAGTCCTCATATCCATTAGGATGAGTTTTATGCCAATTCCAAGCAGTTTCTATAATTTTATCAAGAGTATTATACTTAGGTTTCCAATTTAACTCTCTCATTGCTTTTTCAGAAGTAGCTACAAGCTTAGCAGGATCCCCAGCTCTTCTAGGAGATACAACAGCAGGAATAGGGTGACCTGTTACCTTTCTAGTAACTTCTATTACCTCTTTAACAGAGAATCCCTCTCCATTACCTAAATTGAATATAGCACTCTCCTCTCCTTTATAAAGTCTTTTTAAAGCAAGGATATGTGCATCAGCAAGATCCATAACATGAATATAATCTCTTATGCAAGTTCCATCAGGAGTAGGATAGTCATCTCCATATATTCCTATACTCTCTCTCTTTCCTAGAGCAACTTGTAAAATTATAGGAATAAGGTGACTTTCAGGATTGTGATCCTCTCCGATCTCTCCACTTGGATGTGCCCCTGCAACATTGAAGTATCTCAATGCAGTAAATTTTATACCATAAGCTAGATCACACCATTTCATCATTTTTTCAACTGCTAACTTACTCTCTCCATAAGGATTAGTAGGGAAAGTCTTATCTGTTTCTAATATAGGGATATTTTCAGGCTCTCCATAAGTTGCAGCTGTTGAAGAGAAAACAATATGTTTAACTCCATGTTTTCTCATAGCTTTTAATAAGCAAAGAGTTCCATAAAAGTTATTTTCAAAATATTTTAATGGTTCAGTCATACTTTCACCAACTAGAGAGAAAGCAGCAAAGTCTATAACTCCCTCTATCTTATTTTCTTTGAACACTCTATCTAAAAACTCTTCATCTCTTAAATCACCAAGAACAAGCTTTGCTTTTTCATGTACTGCATCTACGTGTCCAGTTAAAAGATTATCTAAAACAACAACTTCCTCTCCACTATCTATAAGGGCTCTAGTTACATGACTTCCAATATAACCAGCACCACCACATACTAAAACTGACATAATTAACCTCCTTAAAATTAAATACTATTTATATGGTCAACAAATCTTAGTAAACCACTTTGTCCTTTCTCATCTCTTTTATACACTCCAGCATCTTCTAAAACTCTTGAGAAAGTTATACCTACTTCAGATTTTAATATATCATAAGCATTTTGAGAAGAG contains:
- the galE gene encoding UDP-glucose 4-epimerase GalE — translated: MSVLVCGGAGYIGSHVTRALIDSGEEVVVLDNLLTGHVDAVHEKAKLVLGDLRDEEFLDRVFKENKIEGVIDFAAFSLVGESMTEPLKYFENNFYGTLCLLKAMRKHGVKHIVFSSTAATYGEPENIPILETDKTFPTNPYGESKLAVEKMMKWCDLAYGIKFTALRYFNVAGAHPSGEIGEDHNPESHLIPIILQVALGKRESIGIYGDDYPTPDGTCIRDYIHVMDLADAHILALKRLYKGEESAIFNLGNGEGFSVKEVIEVTRKVTGHPIPAVVSPRRAGDPAKLVATSEKAMRELNWKPKYNTLDKIIETAWNWHKTHPNGYED
- a CDS encoding tripartite tricarboxylate transporter substrate binding protein, giving the protein MKKFLCMILMFILSIFSFAKGYPNKNINLVVPFAAGGGTDAVARKLGSLLEKELGQPVIIVNRTGGAGAVGMTYGSTSKKDGYTITMITREIVSLPLMKLSPITYKNFDLVSLVNMDPTVVLVGKDSKYQSFDELIKDAKERPEKVKFASTAKPNFYALAIENKIGVKFNHIPYNGAGEVVPALLGNHADFALMGPGEAIGQIKSGQFRALGLMANERIESLAEVPTLNELGYDVVSGTWRGIAVPKGTNPEIIDTLNKAIKNVTSSDDFIDFMEKANFGVKYLGPEEFGNFIEEDTMVIKEIIDNLK
- a CDS encoding tripartite tricarboxylate transporter permease, with amino-acid sequence MVQHLLDGLLTALQLGNFIYLILGVTGGIIIGALPGLTATMGVAILLPFTFGMDAVTGLIMLVGIYVGAIYGGSISAILLNTPGTPASAATCFDGYPLVKQGHPAKALSVSTIASACGGLISCIALVTISPFLAKFALRFSAPEYFALALFGLTIIASISAENFLKGIIAGVIGLLISTFGMDYITSYPRFTFDVVDLLNGFSVIPVLIGLFAVSEVFNQIELLIDEKEIKTNITMDKSYMNLKELKHCLPTIIKSGVIGTFIGSIPGAGADIAAFVCYNEAKRSNKDEKFGKGSLIGISAPEAGNNGVTGGALVPLLTLGVPGDAVAAVLLGALIIQGLTPGPLLFEQNPEIVYGLFSSMILGNILLLIIGLAGIKFYSRIVEIPKTLMIPSILMLSTIGSYSMNNSLFDVGVTFAFGIIGYIMGKIKMPSSPIVLSVILGPMLETNLRKAVLMYEGSYSFLWTRPITIVFLILSLLSVYSALRKKK
- a CDS encoding tripartite tricarboxylate transporter TctB family protein codes for the protein MLEKIFSVILCIISAIIIYSANNFDMSYIGDSGLGPDFFPKIVGFILIILSIFLFFSKDKTIQENKNIKYTLATIFIFAIYIFIIGKLGYLISTVLFSFSIMSLFKKNSILLKIIYSILFPLGLYLLFTYIFKVSLPTGIFI